From Campylobacter upsaliensis, the proteins below share one genomic window:
- a CDS encoding DEAD/DEAH box helicase gives MQASFFEYLKKGNFCELLLCENEKEADLLAQVSAFFGIKTFVLPDFRAEFGDDLRAFSKELFELCKVLNAYHKENTQKILISPLASVLKKLPSKRHLQGFILDKTKPFNVELLKDEFLRLGYEFVDMVQDKGELSLRGEVLDIFCINEENPVRILFFGEEIESIRYFDLATQKSIPSELDKLEICPFLSHFSKSAYEEFEEKLEGFESKALIKDINSLGFWCVDDFEDYLKLDFKSIKKFDASFENVDFINARILPEASIYRDLQSIYNQDFFALHQNKKITILAQNEALFKQLELDMSNIIFKQSTLRLNVISSDEIILSLNKKDKKRQKRKANLILDELKIGDFIVHEDYGVGKFLGLELLNISGAKKEFVALSYQNNDKLLLPVENLYMIDKYLGVGGAIPLLDKLGKSTFIKLKERLKTKLLALASQIIAMAAKRALIKPKKIMIDLEAQANFVQRAGFSYTEDQVKACEDILEDFKSSRVMDRLLSGDVGFGKTEVAMNAIFPVLKSGFSVFFFVPTTLLSHQHYQSLKKRFEEFDLKVFKLDRFTSAKEKKYLLEELKNNTPCVVVGTHALLSVECENVALVIIDEEHKFGVKQKEKLKEFSQNSHLLSMSATPIPRSLNQALSSIKSYSILQTPPEDRLDVRSFVRESEDALLKEAILRELRRGGQIFYIHNHIASIKQCEKHLKSLFKDLRILILHSKIDAKTTEEEMLKFENKAYDLLLCTSIVESGIDLPNVNTIIIEKSERFGMADLHQLRGRVGRSNKQGYCYFLVEDKANLSEAALKRLVSLESNSFLGAGSLLAYHDLEIRGGGNLLGLDQSGHIEQIGYSLYLKMLEDELNALSKNESVSENKLELKLNINAFLNPELINEDSLRLELYRRLSKCEDNSRLYEIEAEIEDRFGKLDVYTKQFLALIRIKILASGKFKAISNYMQNIQLIKINDEKEVIKAKSKDEDDILEAILVYLRKS, from the coding sequence ATGCAAGCGTCTTTTTTTGAATATCTCAAAAAGGGTAATTTTTGCGAATTATTACTTTGTGAAAATGAAAAAGAAGCAGACTTACTTGCCCAAGTAAGTGCCTTTTTTGGGATAAAAACTTTCGTTTTGCCCGATTTTAGGGCGGAATTTGGCGATGACTTACGCGCTTTTTCTAAAGAGCTTTTTGAGCTTTGTAAGGTTTTAAACGCCTATCATAAAGAAAACACTCAAAAAATTCTCATCTCCCCTCTAGCAAGTGTTCTTAAAAAACTTCCATCAAAAAGGCATTTGCAAGGCTTTATATTGGATAAAACCAAGCCTTTTAATGTGGAGCTTTTAAAAGATGAATTTTTGCGTTTGGGTTATGAATTTGTCGATATGGTGCAAGATAAGGGAGAGCTTTCTTTAAGGGGAGAGGTGCTTGATATTTTTTGTATTAATGAAGAAAATCCTGTGCGAATTTTGTTTTTTGGAGAAGAAATTGAAAGCATAAGATATTTTGATTTAGCCACGCAAAAATCTATCCCAAGTGAGCTTGACAAGCTTGAAATTTGCCCATTTTTGAGCCATTTTTCTAAAAGTGCTTATGAGGAATTTGAGGAAAAGTTGGAAGGCTTTGAAAGTAAGGCTTTGATTAAGGATATTAATTCTTTGGGTTTTTGGTGCGTTGATGATTTTGAGGATTATTTAAAGCTTGATTTTAAAAGTATTAAAAAATTTGACGCAAGCTTTGAAAATGTTGATTTTATTAATGCAAGAATTTTACCAGAAGCTAGTATTTATAGAGATTTACAAAGCATTTATAATCAAGACTTTTTCGCCTTACATCAAAATAAAAAAATTACCATTTTAGCACAAAATGAAGCCCTTTTTAAGCAGCTTGAGCTTGATATGTCAAATATTATTTTTAAACAAAGCACTTTAAGGCTTAATGTTATTAGTAGTGATGAGATTATACTTTCTTTAAATAAAAAAGATAAAAAAAGGCAAAAACGCAAGGCAAATTTAATTTTAGATGAGCTTAAAATTGGTGATTTTATCGTGCATGAAGATTATGGAGTGGGAAAATTTTTAGGGCTTGAATTGCTAAATATTTCGGGTGCTAAAAAGGAATTTGTTGCACTTTCATATCAAAATAATGATAAATTACTCTTACCTGTGGAAAATCTTTATATGATTGATAAATATTTGGGCGTTGGGGGTGCTATACCCTTACTTGATAAACTTGGAAAAAGCACCTTTATTAAGCTAAAAGAAAGGCTTAAAACCAAGCTTTTAGCCCTTGCTTCGCAAATCATTGCTATGGCGGCAAAAAGGGCACTCATTAAGCCCAAAAAAATAATGATTGACCTAGAGGCACAAGCAAATTTCGTCCAAAGGGCGGGGTTTTCTTACACGGAAGATCAAGTTAAGGCTTGTGAGGATATTTTGGAGGATTTTAAAAGCTCTAGGGTTATGGATAGGCTTTTAAGCGGAGATGTGGGTTTTGGTAAAACAGAAGTAGCGATGAACGCCATTTTTCCTGTGTTAAAAAGTGGCTTTAGTGTCTTTTTTTTCGTGCCAACCACGCTTTTATCGCACCAGCATTATCAAAGTCTTAAAAAGCGTTTTGAGGAATTTGACCTTAAAGTTTTTAAGCTTGATCGCTTTACAAGTGCTAAAGAAAAAAAATATTTGCTAGAAGAGCTTAAAAATAATACGCCTTGTGTCGTTGTCGGCACACATGCGCTTTTGAGCGTTGAGTGTGAAAATGTCGCTTTGGTGATTATCGATGAGGAGCATAAATTTGGCGTTAAGCAAAAAGAAAAACTTAAGGAATTTTCGCAAAATTCCCATCTTCTTTCAATGTCTGCTACGCCTATACCAAGAAGCTTAAATCAAGCTTTAAGCTCCATTAAATCTTATAGCATTTTACAAACCCCACCAGAAGATAGGCTTGATGTAAGAAGTTTTGTAAGAGAAAGCGAGGACGCACTTCTTAAAGAGGCTATTTTAAGAGAGCTTAGAAGGGGTGGGCAAATTTTTTATATTCATAATCATATCGCAAGCATTAAGCAGTGTGAAAAACACCTAAAAAGCCTTTTTAAAGACTTAAGAATTCTCATTTTACATTCTAAAATAGACGCTAAAACCACAGAAGAAGAGATGCTTAAATTTGAAAATAAGGCTTATGATTTACTTTTATGCACCTCTATAGTGGAGAGCGGGATAGACCTGCCCAATGTCAATACTATCATCATTGAAAAAAGTGAGCGTTTTGGAATGGCTGATTTACATCAGCTTAGAGGAAGAGTCGGTAGAAGTAATAAGCAGGGTTATTGTTATTTTTTAGTGGAGGATAAGGCAAATTTGAGCGAGGCGGCGTTAAAAAGGCTTGTTTCTTTGGAGAGTAATTCTTTTCTTGGGGCGGGTTCTTTACTGGCTTATCACGACCTTGAGATAAGAGGGGGTGGGAATTTGCTAGGGCTTGACCAAAGCGGACATATAGAGCAAATTGGTTATAGCCTTTATCTTAAAATGCTTGAAGATGAGTTAAATGCCTTAAGTAAAAATGAAAGCGTGTCTGAAAATAAGCTTGAATTAAAGCTTAATATCAACGCCTTTTTAAATCCTGAGCTTATTAACGAAGATAGCTTAAGACTAGAGCTTTATCGCCGTCTTAGCAAGTGTGAGGATAATTCTAGGCTTTATGAGATTGAAGCGGAAATTGAGGATAGATTTGGCAAACTTGATGTTTATACTAAGCAATTTCTAGCACTCATTCGCATTAAAATTCTAGCCAGTGGGAAATTTAAGGCGATTAGCAATTATATGCAAAATATCCAGCTTATTAAAATAAATGATGAAAAAGAAGTCATCAAGGCTAAAAGCAAAGATGAAGATGATATTTTAGAGGCTATTTTGGTATATTTAAGAAAGTCTTAA
- a CDS encoding 3-methyladenine DNA glycosylase has translation MNSAEIFKKLLSFDLKWQDFDWLEGRGLNEFELLISVILTQNTNWNNVLKALENCKKAQISTLNQVVNLDSKALAELIKPSGFYNTKAKRLKGLAEAILQEFDNMKSFKENVSREWLLGIKGLGYESVDGILNYLCKREILVVDNYTYRLALHLGYELENYEDLREFFQNGIEQERRNLCQILGRKYELYELYQIYHALIIAFGKVAFRGKKLSEKGEDWIKSLKML, from the coding sequence ATGAATTCGGCAGAAATTTTTAAAAAACTTTTAAGTTTTGATTTGAAATGGCAGGATTTTGACTGGCTTGAGGGCAGGGGGCTTAACGAATTTGAGCTTTTAATTTCTGTAATTTTGACGCAAAATACAAATTGGAATAATGTTTTAAAAGCCCTAGAAAACTGCAAAAAAGCCCAAATTTCAACTTTAAATCAAGTGGTAAATTTAGATAGCAAAGCCTTAGCAGAACTTATAAAGCCAAGTGGTTTTTACAATACTAAGGCTAAGAGATTAAAGGGCTTGGCGGAGGCTATTTTGCAGGAATTTGATAATATGAAAAGCTTTAAAGAAAATGTAAGTAGAGAGTGGCTTTTAGGCATTAAGGGGCTTGGATATGAGAGTGTAGATGGGATATTAAATTATCTTTGCAAACGAGAAATTTTAGTCGTGGATAATTACACTTACCGCTTGGCTTTGCATTTGGGCTACGAGTTAGAAAATTATGAGGATTTAAGAGAATTTTTTCAAAATGGTATCGAGCAAGAGAGACGGAATTTATGTCAAATTTTAGGAAGAAAATACGAGCTTTACGAGCTTTATCAAATTTATCACGCTTTAATCATAGCCTTTGGTAAAGTAGCTTTTAGAGGCAAAAAGTTAAGTGAGAAGGGTGAGGACTGGATAAAGTCTTTAAAAATGCTTTAA
- a CDS encoding PepSY-like domain-containing protein — translation MKIIILILTLFLNLKADIILSPQNLPNTIKEFLQKNFKAQVSLAQKDDDVYEIALNDGTELEFDISGEWKEIEARGTAISYEVLPPHIASILKNEFKENAIKEIERKINYYKIKFYNNFEIIIDFNGTILRREYDD, via the coding sequence ATGAAAATTATAATTCTTATTTTAACACTTTTTTTAAATTTAAAAGCTGATATCATACTTTCTCCTCAAAATTTACCAAATACCATAAAAGAATTTTTGCAAAAAAATTTCAAAGCCCAAGTTAGCTTAGCACAAAAAGATGATGATGTTTATGAAATAGCATTAAATGACGGCACGGAGCTTGAATTTGATATAAGTGGCGAGTGGAAAGAAATCGAAGCAAGAGGCACGGCGATAAGCTATGAAGTGTTACCGCCTCACATCGCTAGCATTTTAAAAAATGAATTTAAAGAAAATGCAATTAAAGAAATTGAACGCAAAATTAATTATTATAAAATCAAATTTTACAATAATTTCGAAATCATCATAGACTTTAACGGCACGATTTTAAGGCGTGAATATGATGATTAA
- a CDS encoding rhomboid family intramembrane serine protease produces MITWALIILNGLIFILQTWFFDTDLFDLYFSLNLLFFKENFLWQPLSSMFLHGNFTHLVLNMIVLFSFGRILESYMGSVKFALLYFVGGLITSLLSAFYLLFAFEFWGQKIFLVGASGAICVLMGFYAFLDKTSTKGLVVAILLMSFLPLFMGINVAWYGHIFGFISGYILAFLRRKR; encoded by the coding sequence GTGATAACTTGGGCTTTAATCATCTTAAACGGGCTTATTTTTATCTTGCAAACTTGGTTTTTTGATACGGATCTTTTTGATTTGTATTTTTCTCTTAATCTTTTATTTTTTAAGGAAAATTTTTTATGGCAGCCTTTAAGCTCTATGTTTTTACACGGAAATTTCACTCATCTTGTGCTTAATATGATAGTGCTTTTTAGCTTTGGTAGGATTTTAGAAAGCTATATGGGAAGTGTGAAATTTGCTTTGCTTTATTTTGTTGGGGGGCTTATAACCTCGCTTTTGAGTGCTTTTTATCTACTTTTTGCTTTTGAATTTTGGGGGCAAAAAATTTTTTTAGTGGGAGCAAGTGGGGCGATTTGCGTTTTGATGGGCTTTTATGCTTTTTTGGATAAAACTAGCACAAAAGGGCTTGTGGTGGCTATTTTATTGATGAGCTTTTTACCTTTGTTTATGGGGATTAATGTGGCTTGGTATGGGCATATTTTTGGTTTTATTAGCGGTTATATTTTGGCATTTTTAAGGAGAAAAAGATGA
- the sixA gene encoding phosphohistidine phosphatase SixA, whose protein sequence is MKKIYILRHAKAEKEIKIDDFSRKLTKKGKDELKILLQRLQKYEIKWDRIYASPAFRTKKTAKIIAKNYAYDKKEIDLIAAFYEADEMWLFAFLKNLDEGVENVLLVGHNPALLKLCELLSPLCLHSFPTSSMLCLECESFKDLKEHSAKLVFFEHIKPLKEN, encoded by the coding sequence ATGAAAAAAATTTATATTTTAAGACACGCAAAAGCAGAAAAAGAAATCAAAATAGATGATTTTAGCAGAAAGCTTACAAAAAAGGGAAAAGATGAGTTAAAAATCCTCTTGCAAAGACTGCAAAAATATGAGATTAAGTGGGATAGAATTTATGCTTCTCCTGCTTTTAGGACTAAAAAAACTGCAAAAATAATAGCAAAAAATTATGCTTATGATAAAAAAGAAATTGACCTAATCGCTGCATTTTATGAAGCAGATGAAATGTGGCTTTTTGCTTTTTTAAAGAATTTAGATGAGGGTGTGGAAAATGTGCTTTTGGTAGGGCATAATCCTGCCCTTTTAAAGCTTTGTGAGCTTTTAAGCCCTCTTTGTTTGCACTCTTTTCCTACCTCTTCTATGCTTTGCCTTGAGTGTGAGAGCTTTAAGGATTTAAAAGAGCATAGTGCAAAGCTTGTATTTTTCGAGCATATCAAGCCACTTAAGGAGAATTAG
- a CDS encoding ComEA family DNA-binding protein, translating to MKKIFFLMFALASFLFAAVNLNTATLEELKSLKGIGETKARAILDYRKEQNFTSIEELKKVKGIGEKTFEELKDSIVVE from the coding sequence ATGAAAAAAATATTTTTCTTAATGTTTGCTTTAGCGAGTTTTTTGTTTGCGGCTGTGAATTTAAATACTGCTACGCTTGAAGAATTAAAAAGCTTAAAAGGCATAGGAGAAACCAAGGCGAGAGCGATTTTAGATTATAGAAAAGAACAAAATTTCACAAGTATAGAAGAGCTTAAAAAGGTTAAGGGTATAGGCGAAAAAACTTTTGAAGAATTAAAAGATTCTATCGTTGTGGAGTAG
- a CDS encoding efflux RND transporter permease subunit — translation MYKLAINRPISVLMLFLALVIFGLLSAFNMNVNLFPNVSIPLVKITTKISGDLNFVESKITKEIENAISEIDGVKTINSVAYDNFSVTMVEFKLSKDLEVAANDVRDKIGTLTLSVKPEIEKVSSDSGTSISLFLKSKDELYLMQSIKDKIKPFLQRIDGVGKIETIGYKEPQIRIELNPNELRKYHLNALEVATLIQNQNFKQALGQLENDKQNYILKGYFEANSLNELKELRIMPGVFLKDIATLSYLYEDAKQVAFYEGNGVLLELGKIANFNTLEMIANVKKALPVLQNNFENIEFSIVYDKSLNIHKHLSSVIFDMILGVFLTIIIVFLFLRNLSATLIACIAIPSSIISTFFIIDLLGYDLNRLTFIALTLSIGIFIDDAIVVIENIAKKLKEYPALEAAYLGISEIGFSVLSISVVLLCVFVPISYMDTIPGLFFNTLGISVASGIVISFFVSILLIPSLSARFLNPKQSAFYQKSEVFFTKMELFYENLLYKILKNKGKFILISFAFIIISFALALKIGLDFLPMEDDSEIQILAQSKKDLSLEAMKEKGLQLLSEIQKDENVAYAFLLVGYEDAKDATRAKIYVKLKPLGERKLRQNEIVSLYRSKFKDESLNIKILELPKIDGAGIDDPVQFLILGEDLKSLEMATLRAKEVLQKEKRIVDINDNANLKKAEVSLRINKEKAKLLNVDPKYIAGVLSYSFGELVVGSMDRGNFKDDIILSFDEAFKKDIKALEKISIKNNQGENLELLSVVDFVYNEDLKNIYHYNKNRSVKITAATNDISLGAVKSLLLEHMDAILGQDKSLSYAFSGFINLLSETIQGFAFAIFLGMILIYLVLAALYESLILPLIIMITMPLAFGGACVGLFITGHNFSLFVLIAIILLFGMVGKNAILLVDVANKQTHQGLSVDEALIKAGKMRLRAILMTSFAMIFAMLPLALSRGSGYEANAPMAITIIFGLVSSTLLTLLVVPALFEFCYKLDTKLRKIYERKKI, via the coding sequence ATGTATAAACTAGCCATTAACCGACCCATAAGCGTTTTAATGCTCTTTTTAGCCTTAGTGATTTTTGGTTTGCTTTCCGCCTTTAATATGAATGTCAATTTATTCCCAAATGTGAGTATCCCTCTTGTGAAAATCACCACAAAAATAAGCGGGGATTTAAATTTCGTAGAGTCTAAAATCACAAAAGAAATCGAAAACGCCATTAGTGAGATAGATGGGGTAAAGACGATTAACTCGGTAGCTTATGATAATTTTAGCGTTACTATGGTCGAGTTTAAATTAAGCAAGGATTTAGAAGTCGCCGCTAATGATGTAAGGGATAAAATCGGCACCCTTACTCTTAGCGTAAAGCCTGAAATAGAAAAGGTGTCTTCTGACTCTGGCACTTCTATTTCACTTTTTTTAAAAAGTAAAGATGAGCTTTATTTAATGCAAAGCATTAAGGATAAAATCAAGCCCTTTTTACAAAGAATAGACGGGGTCGGTAAAATAGAAACCATAGGCTACAAAGAGCCTCAAATTCGCATAGAATTAAATCCAAATGAGCTAAGAAAATACCACTTAAATGCCTTAGAAGTAGCCACTCTCATACAAAATCAAAATTTTAAACAAGCACTAGGACAGCTTGAAAACGACAAGCAAAATTACATTTTAAAGGGTTATTTTGAAGCAAATTCTTTAAATGAACTTAAAGAGCTAAGGATAATGCCGGGCGTTTTCTTAAAGGATATAGCGACGCTTTCTTATCTTTACGAAGATGCTAAACAAGTGGCTTTTTATGAGGGTAATGGAGTGCTTTTAGAGCTAGGAAAGATAGCAAATTTTAATACCTTAGAAATGATTGCTAATGTTAAAAAAGCCCTGCCTGTCTTACAAAATAACTTTGAAAATATCGAATTTAGCATTGTTTATGATAAGAGTTTAAATATCCACAAACACCTTTCTAGCGTAATTTTTGATATGATTTTAGGTGTATTTTTAACTATAATCATCGTTTTTTTATTTTTACGCAATTTAAGCGCGACTTTAATCGCTTGTATCGCTATCCCAAGTTCGATTATTTCAACCTTTTTCATTATAGACTTGCTAGGCTATGACTTAAACCGCCTCACCTTTATCGCTCTTACTTTAAGTATAGGAATTTTCATCGATGATGCCATAGTTGTGATAGAAAATATCGCTAAAAAATTAAAAGAATATCCCGCTTTAGAGGCGGCTTATCTTGGCATTAGCGAAATAGGCTTTTCGGTGCTTAGCATTAGCGTTGTTTTGCTATGCGTTTTTGTGCCTATTTCTTATATGGATACGATTCCGGGCTTGTTTTTTAATACGCTTGGCATTAGCGTAGCTTCTGGGATAGTAATTAGCTTTTTTGTGTCCATTTTGCTAATACCCTCACTCAGTGCTAGGTTTTTAAACCCTAAACAAAGTGCTTTTTACCAAAAAAGCGAAGTGTTTTTCACAAAAATGGAGCTTTTTTATGAAAATTTGCTTTATAAAATTTTAAAAAATAAAGGCAAATTCATACTCATAAGCTTCGCTTTTATCATCATTAGCTTTGCTTTAGCCTTGAAAATAGGACTTGACTTTTTACCTATGGAAGATGATAGCGAAATTCAAATTTTAGCTCAAAGCAAAAAAGACTTAAGCCTAGAGGCGATGAAGGAAAAAGGGCTTCAGCTTCTTAGTGAAATTCAAAAAGATGAAAATGTCGCTTACGCCTTTTTGCTTGTAGGCTATGAGGACGCAAAGGACGCCACTAGAGCTAAAATTTATGTCAAATTAAAGCCACTTGGAGAAAGAAAGCTTAGACAAAATGAAATTGTCAGTCTTTACCGCAGTAAATTTAAAGATGAAAGTTTGAATATCAAAATTTTAGAACTGCCTAAGATTGACGGCGCTGGGATTGATGATCCTGTGCAGTTTTTAATTTTAGGAGAAGATTTAAAAAGCCTTGAAATGGCGACCTTAAGGGCAAAAGAAGTATTGCAAAAAGAAAAGAGAATTGTGGATATTAATGACAATGCCAACCTTAAAAAAGCCGAAGTGAGCCTTAGAATCAACAAAGAAAAAGCCAAACTTTTAAATGTCGATCCTAAATATATAGCGGGGGTTTTGAGCTATTCTTTTGGGGAACTTGTGGTAGGAAGTATGGATAGGGGAAATTTCAAAGATGACATTATTTTAAGCTTTGATGAGGCTTTTAAAAAGGATATTAAAGCCCTAGAAAAAATTAGTATTAAAAATAACCAAGGCGAAAATTTAGAGCTTTTAAGCGTGGTGGATTTTGTCTATAATGAAGACCTAAAAAACATTTATCATTATAATAAAAATCGCAGTGTCAAAATCACAGCCGCAACTAATGACATTTCTTTAGGTGCGGTTAAGAGCCTACTTTTGGAGCATATGGACGCAATTTTAGGACAGGATAAAAGCCTAAGTTACGCTTTTTCAGGCTTTATTAATCTACTAAGTGAAACAATTCAGGGTTTTGCTTTTGCGATATTTTTGGGAATGATACTGATTTATCTTGTTTTAGCCGCACTTTATGAAAGTCTTATTTTACCGCTTATCATTATGATAACAATGCCTCTAGCCTTTGGTGGGGCTTGTGTGGGGCTGTTTATCACGGGGCATAATTTTTCTTTATTTGTGCTTATTGCCATTATTTTGCTTTTTGGTATGGTGGGGAAAAATGCTATTTTGCTTGTTGATGTGGCAAATAAACAAACTCATCAAGGTTTAAGTGTCGATGAAGCCTTGATAAAAGCTGGAAAAATGAGACTTCGTGCCATTTTAATGACAAGTTTTGCAATGATTTTTGCGATGTTACCACTCGCACTTTCAAGGGGCAGTGGTTACGAAGCAAACGCACCTATGGCAATAACCATTATTTTCGGGCTTGTTAGCTCCACACTTTTAACCCTACTTGTCGTGCCAGCCTTGTTTGAATTTTGTTATAAACTTGATACTAAATTAAGAAAAATTTATGAAAGAAAGAAAATATAA